One genomic segment of Nothobranchius furzeri strain GRZ-AD chromosome 10, NfurGRZ-RIMD1, whole genome shotgun sequence includes these proteins:
- the gnb2 gene encoding guanine nucleotide-binding protein G(I)/G(S)/G(T) subunit beta-2 has translation MSELEQLRQEAEQLRNQIKDARKACGDSTLTQIAASMDPVGRIQMRTRRTLRGHLAKIYAMHWGTDSRNLVSASQDGKLIIWDSYTTNKIHAIPLRSSWVMTCAYSPSGYYVACGGLDNICSIYSLKTRDGNIKVTRELAGHTGYLSCCRFLDDNQIITTSGDTTCALWDIETSQQTTVFSGHTGDVMSLALSPDYRSFVSGACDASAKLWDIRDSMCRQTFTGHESDINAICFFPNGNAFATGSDDATCRLFDLRADQELSIYCHDNIICGITSVDFSRSGRLLLAGYDDFNCNIWDAMKGDRAGVLAGHDNRVSCLGVTCDGMAVSTGSWDSFLKIWN, from the exons ATGAGTGAGCTGGAGCAGCTTCGCCAGGAGGCCGAGCAGCTTCGGAACCAGATCAAA GATGCCAGGAAAGCATGTGGAGATTCAACACTCACACAG ATCGCTGCTTCTATGGATCCCGTTGGTCGGATTCAGATGCGAACAAGACGCACCCTCCGTGGCCACCTGGCTAAGATCTACGCCATGCACTGGGGTACAGACTCAAG AAATCTGGTTAGCGCCTCTCAGGATGGGAAACTGATCATTTGGGATAGCTACACCACTAACAAG ATCCACGCCATTCCCCTGCGCTCCTCTTGGGTGATGACCTGTGCTTACTCCCCCTCTGGATACTACGTAGCCTGTGGAGGTTTGGACAACATCTGCTCCATCTACAGCTTAAAGACACGTGATGGCAACATCAAGGTCACCAGGGAACTAGCTGGTCACACAG GTTACCTGTCATGTTGCCGTTTCCTAGATGACAATCAAATCATCACGACTTCAGGAGACACCACCTG TGCATTGTGGGACATTGAGACGAGTCAGCAGACCACAGTCTTCTCTGGCCACACCGGTGATGTCATGAGCTTGGCGCTGTCACCCGACTACCGCTCCTTTGTGTCAGGAGCCTGTGACGCCTCTGCGAAGCTGTGGGACATCAGGGACAGCATGTGTCGGCAGACCTTCACAGGACACGAGTCAGACATCAACGCCATCTGT TTCTTTCCCAATGGCAACGCCTTCGCCACCGGCTCCGACGATGCCACCTGCAGGCTGTTTGACCTGCGCGCCGACCAGGAGCTGAGCATCTACTGTCACGACAACATCATCTGTGGTATCACCTCTGTGGATTTCTCACGCTCAGGCCGTCTGCTGCTGGCCGGCTATGACGACTTTAACTGCAACATCTGGGATGCCATGAAGGGAGACAGAGCAG GAGTCCTGGCTGGCCATGACAATCGTGTGAGCTGTCTGGGTGTGACGTGTGACGGCATGGCGGTAAGCACCGGGTCCTGGGACAGCTTCCTTAAGATCTGGAACTGA